A section of the Cottoperca gobio chromosome 17, fCotGob3.1, whole genome shotgun sequence genome encodes:
- the scinlb gene encoding scinderin like b isoform X2 — protein MVSHKEFVGAGKQPGLQVWRIENLDLKPIPKALHGSFYTGDAYLLLFTTSAPSYNIHMWIGDVCSQDESGAAAIFSTQLDDFLGGGPVQYRELQNCESNTFVGYFKSGIKYQKGGVASGFKQVVTNDMNVKRLLHIKGRRAIRATEVDMSWSSFNKGDCFIVDLGKDIYLWCGSECNRFEKLKAAEVGINIRDNERNGRAKVHMVEEGEEPAAITEALGPKPTIASSTVDDDKVDISNKNKGALYMISDASGSLKVSVVAQRSPFKQAMLSPEECYILDIGVDKNIFVWKGPKANATERKAAMSTGQMFIKDKGYSEKTQIQVLPAGGETTMFKQFFCDWKDKDETTGPSKAYTIGRIAKVEQVPFDASTLHSNKSMAAQHGMVDDGKGQVKIWRVEGGEKVPVDPSSYGHFYGGDCYLILYSYSLGGRERHIIYTWQGLKCTQDELAASAFITVKLDDSMGGSPVQVRVTQGQEPPHLMSLFQGKPMIIHSGGTTRKGGQSETAKIRLFHIRQSSSCATRAVEVEVSASNLNTNDVFVLKSSKDLFVWRGVGAGDEEMQAANHVGLFLGGNSIQVSEGKEPGDFWSVLGGKKDYQTSKTLQNVVKPPRLFGCSNKTGRLIVEEVPGDFTQSDLATDDVMLLDTWDQIYLWVGNEANAEERTGAPKIAKEYVDSDPSGRSGLPITTIKQEAEPPTFTGWFQAWDFKMWESDPFDRMRDRF, from the exons ATGGTTTCCCATAAGGAGTTTGTGGGTGCAGGAAAGCAGCCGGGGCTGCAGGTGTGGCGTATTGAGAACTTGGACCTGAAGCCGATTCCCAAGGCTCTGCATGGCAGCTTCTACACCGGGGACGCCTACCTGCTTCTCTTCACCACCTCAGCCCCGTCATACAACATACACATGTGGATTG GGGACGTCTGTTCGCAGGATGAGAGTGGAGCGGCGGCCATCTTTTCCACACAGCTGGATGACTTCCTGGGTGGTGGGCCAGTGCAGTACAGGGAGCTGCAGAACTGCGAATCCAACACCTTTGTGGGGTACTTCAAGTCAGGAATCAAGTACCAG AAAGGAGGCGTGGCCTCAGGTTTTAAGCAAGTGGTGACCAACGACATGAACGTGAAGCGTCTGCTGCACATCAAGGGTCGGAGGGCCATCAGAGCCACAGAGGTGGACATGTCCTGGAGCAGCTTCAACAAGGGAGACTGCTTCATCGTTGACCTGGGCAAG GACATCTACCTGTGGTGTGGCAGTGAGTGTAACCGCTTTGAGAAGCTGAAGGCTGCTGAGGTCGGCATCAACATCAGAGATAATGAGAGAAACGGCAGAGCCAAAGTGCACAtggtggaggagggggaagagcCAGCAGCAATCACagag GCTCTGGGGCCCAAACCCACCATTGCATCCAGTACTGTGGATGATGATAAGGTGGACATCTCCAACAAGAATAAGGGTGCCCTCTACATG ATCTCTGATGCCTCTGGCTCCTTGAAGGTTTCAGTCGTGGCTCAGCGCAGTCCCTTCAAACAGGCCATGTTGTCTCCTGAGGAGTGCTACATCCTGGACATTGGAGTGGACAAGAACATCTTTGTTTGGAAAG GTCCCAAGGCCAACGCCACCGAGCGCAAAGCCGCCATGTCGACAGGCCAGATGTTCATCAAAGACAAGGGATACTCTGAGAAGACCCAG ATCCAGGTACTTCCTGCAGGAGGTGAGACGACTATGTTCAAGCAGTTCTTCTGCGACTGGAAGGACAAAGACGAGACAACAGGCCCCAGTAAGGCCTACACCATCGGCCGCATAGCCAAAGTGGAGCAGGTGCCCTTTGATGCCTCCACTCTGCACTCTAACAAGTCCATGGCAGCCCAGCACGGCATGGTTGATGATGGCAAGGGCCAGGTCAAG ATTTGGCGTGTTGAGGGTGGTGAAAAGGTGCCTGTGGATCCCTCCTCCTACGGTCACTTTTACGGTGGAGACTGTTACCTCATCCTCTACAGCTACAGCCTGGGGGGGCGGGAGCGACACATCATCTACACCTG GCAGGGGCTGAAGTGCACACAGGATGAACTGGCGGCTTCAGCGTTCATCACAGTGAAGCTCGATGACTCAATGGGAGGATCCCCGGTTCAG GTGAGAGTGACTCAGGGCCAGGAGCCCCCACACTTGATGAGCCTGTTCCAGGGTAAACCCATGATCATCCACAGCGGAGGAACAACACGCAAAGGAGGACAGTCAGAAACCGCAAAGATTCGCCTCTTCCACATCCGGCAGAGCTCTTCCTGTGCTACACGGGCTGTGGAG GTAGAGGTCTCTGCTTCCAATCTGAACACCAACGATGTGTTTGTGCTGAAATCCTCAAAAGACTTGTTTGTATGGCGGGGTGTGGGAGCCGGCGATGAGGAGATGCAGGCTGCCAACCATGTGGGGCTCTTTCTGGGTGGTAATTCCATCCAAGTGTCAGAGGGCAAGGAGCCAG GTGATTTCTGGTCTGTTCTCGGCGGCAAGAAGGATTACCAGACCTCCAAGACTCTGCAGAACGTAGTCAAGCCCCCACGTCTGTTTGGCTGCTCCAACAAAACTGGAAGACTTATT GTTGAAGAAGTACCAGGGGACTTCACTCAGTCAGACCTGGCCACTGATGATGTCATGCTCCTGGACACCTGGGACCAG ATCTATCTTTGGGTTGGCAACGAGGCTAATGCAGAGGAAAGGACTGGAGCTCCCAAAATAG CAAAAGAATATGTGGACTCAGACCCGTCTGGCCGCAGCGGACTGCCCATCACCACCatcaaacaggaagcagagccTCCAACTTTCACCGGCTGGTTCCAGGCCTGGGATTTCAAGATGTGGGAGAGCGATCCATTTGACAGAATGCGTGACCGTTTCTGA
- the scinlb gene encoding scinderin like b isoform X1: protein MVSHKEFVGAGKQPGLQVWRIENLDLKPIPKALHGSFYTGDAYLLLFTTSAPSYNIHMWIGDVCSQDESGAAAIFSTQLDDFLGGGPVQYRELQNCESNTFVGYFKSGIKYQKGGVASGFKQVVTNDMNVKRLLHIKGRRAIRATEVDMSWSSFNKGDCFIVDLGKDIYLWCGSECNRFEKLKAAEVGINIRDNERNGRAKVHMVEEGEEPAAITEALGPKPTIASSTVDDDKVDISNKNKGALYMVSNISDASGSLKVSVVAQRSPFKQAMLSPEECYILDIGVDKNIFVWKGPKANATERKAAMSTGQMFIKDKGYSEKTQIQVLPAGGETTMFKQFFCDWKDKDETTGPSKAYTIGRIAKVEQVPFDASTLHSNKSMAAQHGMVDDGKGQVKIWRVEGGEKVPVDPSSYGHFYGGDCYLILYSYSLGGRERHIIYTWQGLKCTQDELAASAFITVKLDDSMGGSPVQVRVTQGQEPPHLMSLFQGKPMIIHSGGTTRKGGQSETAKIRLFHIRQSSSCATRAVEVEVSASNLNTNDVFVLKSSKDLFVWRGVGAGDEEMQAANHVGLFLGGNSIQVSEGKEPGDFWSVLGGKKDYQTSKTLQNVVKPPRLFGCSNKTGRLIVEEVPGDFTQSDLATDDVMLLDTWDQIYLWVGNEANAEERTGAPKIAKEYVDSDPSGRSGLPITTIKQEAEPPTFTGWFQAWDFKMWESDPFDRMRDRF, encoded by the exons ATGGTTTCCCATAAGGAGTTTGTGGGTGCAGGAAAGCAGCCGGGGCTGCAGGTGTGGCGTATTGAGAACTTGGACCTGAAGCCGATTCCCAAGGCTCTGCATGGCAGCTTCTACACCGGGGACGCCTACCTGCTTCTCTTCACCACCTCAGCCCCGTCATACAACATACACATGTGGATTG GGGACGTCTGTTCGCAGGATGAGAGTGGAGCGGCGGCCATCTTTTCCACACAGCTGGATGACTTCCTGGGTGGTGGGCCAGTGCAGTACAGGGAGCTGCAGAACTGCGAATCCAACACCTTTGTGGGGTACTTCAAGTCAGGAATCAAGTACCAG AAAGGAGGCGTGGCCTCAGGTTTTAAGCAAGTGGTGACCAACGACATGAACGTGAAGCGTCTGCTGCACATCAAGGGTCGGAGGGCCATCAGAGCCACAGAGGTGGACATGTCCTGGAGCAGCTTCAACAAGGGAGACTGCTTCATCGTTGACCTGGGCAAG GACATCTACCTGTGGTGTGGCAGTGAGTGTAACCGCTTTGAGAAGCTGAAGGCTGCTGAGGTCGGCATCAACATCAGAGATAATGAGAGAAACGGCAGAGCCAAAGTGCACAtggtggaggagggggaagagcCAGCAGCAATCACagag GCTCTGGGGCCCAAACCCACCATTGCATCCAGTACTGTGGATGATGATAAGGTGGACATCTCCAACAAGAATAAGGGTGCCCTCTACATGGTGAGTAAT ATCTCTGATGCCTCTGGCTCCTTGAAGGTTTCAGTCGTGGCTCAGCGCAGTCCCTTCAAACAGGCCATGTTGTCTCCTGAGGAGTGCTACATCCTGGACATTGGAGTGGACAAGAACATCTTTGTTTGGAAAG GTCCCAAGGCCAACGCCACCGAGCGCAAAGCCGCCATGTCGACAGGCCAGATGTTCATCAAAGACAAGGGATACTCTGAGAAGACCCAG ATCCAGGTACTTCCTGCAGGAGGTGAGACGACTATGTTCAAGCAGTTCTTCTGCGACTGGAAGGACAAAGACGAGACAACAGGCCCCAGTAAGGCCTACACCATCGGCCGCATAGCCAAAGTGGAGCAGGTGCCCTTTGATGCCTCCACTCTGCACTCTAACAAGTCCATGGCAGCCCAGCACGGCATGGTTGATGATGGCAAGGGCCAGGTCAAG ATTTGGCGTGTTGAGGGTGGTGAAAAGGTGCCTGTGGATCCCTCCTCCTACGGTCACTTTTACGGTGGAGACTGTTACCTCATCCTCTACAGCTACAGCCTGGGGGGGCGGGAGCGACACATCATCTACACCTG GCAGGGGCTGAAGTGCACACAGGATGAACTGGCGGCTTCAGCGTTCATCACAGTGAAGCTCGATGACTCAATGGGAGGATCCCCGGTTCAG GTGAGAGTGACTCAGGGCCAGGAGCCCCCACACTTGATGAGCCTGTTCCAGGGTAAACCCATGATCATCCACAGCGGAGGAACAACACGCAAAGGAGGACAGTCAGAAACCGCAAAGATTCGCCTCTTCCACATCCGGCAGAGCTCTTCCTGTGCTACACGGGCTGTGGAG GTAGAGGTCTCTGCTTCCAATCTGAACACCAACGATGTGTTTGTGCTGAAATCCTCAAAAGACTTGTTTGTATGGCGGGGTGTGGGAGCCGGCGATGAGGAGATGCAGGCTGCCAACCATGTGGGGCTCTTTCTGGGTGGTAATTCCATCCAAGTGTCAGAGGGCAAGGAGCCAG GTGATTTCTGGTCTGTTCTCGGCGGCAAGAAGGATTACCAGACCTCCAAGACTCTGCAGAACGTAGTCAAGCCCCCACGTCTGTTTGGCTGCTCCAACAAAACTGGAAGACTTATT GTTGAAGAAGTACCAGGGGACTTCACTCAGTCAGACCTGGCCACTGATGATGTCATGCTCCTGGACACCTGGGACCAG ATCTATCTTTGGGTTGGCAACGAGGCTAATGCAGAGGAAAGGACTGGAGCTCCCAAAATAG CAAAAGAATATGTGGACTCAGACCCGTCTGGCCGCAGCGGACTGCCCATCACCACCatcaaacaggaagcagagccTCCAACTTTCACCGGCTGGTTCCAGGCCTGGGATTTCAAGATGTGGGAGAGCGATCCATTTGACAGAATGCGTGACCGTTTCTGA